One Halobacterium zhouii genomic region harbors:
- the cheY gene encoding chemotaxis protein CheY → MPKEVLLVDDSEFMRNLLREILEEEFEIVGEAENGVEAIEMYNEYGPDLVMMDIVMPIRDGIEATSEIKEADPGAHIIMCTSIGQEEKMKRAVKAGADGYITKPFQKPSVMDAISDVLA, encoded by the coding sequence ATGCCCAAGGAGGTCCTACTGGTGGACGACTCTGAGTTCATGCGGAACCTGCTCCGGGAGATTCTGGAGGAGGAGTTCGAAATCGTCGGCGAGGCGGAGAACGGCGTCGAGGCCATCGAAATGTACAACGAGTACGGCCCCGACCTCGTGATGATGGACATCGTGATGCCGATCCGGGACGGCATCGAGGCGACCTCGGAGATCAAGGAGGCGGACCCGGGCGCCCACATCATCATGTGCACGAGCATCGGCCAGGAGGAGAAGATGAAGCGCGCGGTGAAGGCCGGCGCGGACGGCTACATCACGAAACCGTTCCAGAAGCCAAGCGTGATGGACGCCATCTCGGACGTGCTGGCATGA